Proteins from a genomic interval of Paenibacillus sp. RC334:
- a CDS encoding sugar ABC transporter permease, translating to MNKYLGNKPALALFLLPALILYSVILIYPVLQTVLRSFYDWDGLSTPTFSGLSNYRELFSDPLLANSLKNGLIFAIVLAVFQIGLGTLLALICADPRTRGRKILKTAYFIPVVLSVTVVCQLWIAIYDPTHGLINRLFDLLNIPYQQNWLSSPTTSIIAIAFVNAWQFMGYQFSLLYAGVKSVPEDYFEAATIDGCSKWRAHLHVTLPLMRETYKFCFIIAITSGIGAFVQMLIMTNGGPGTTNYTLTFMIYRYAFMESNYGYACAVSVLLVLISLLATVVINKVFNRGQTA from the coding sequence ATGAATAAATATTTGGGGAACAAACCGGCGCTGGCACTGTTTCTGCTCCCTGCTTTGATCCTGTACAGTGTGATCCTGATTTATCCGGTTCTGCAGACCGTTCTTCGTAGCTTTTATGATTGGGATGGCCTTAGTACGCCGACCTTTTCGGGATTGAGTAATTACCGGGAGCTGTTCTCCGATCCTCTACTTGCCAATTCGCTTAAGAACGGATTGATCTTTGCAATTGTGCTGGCGGTCTTTCAGATCGGATTGGGAACTCTATTGGCGCTGATCTGTGCGGACCCGCGTACGCGCGGGCGGAAAATACTGAAAACGGCTTATTTTATCCCGGTGGTTCTATCTGTAACCGTGGTATGCCAGCTGTGGATCGCAATCTACGACCCGACCCACGGTCTGATCAACCGGCTGTTCGATCTCTTGAATATCCCATATCAGCAAAATTGGCTGAGCTCTCCGACAACATCGATCATTGCCATCGCCTTCGTTAACGCCTGGCAGTTTATGGGGTATCAATTCTCCCTGCTATATGCAGGGGTAAAATCAGTACCCGAGGACTACTTTGAAGCCGCGACGATTGACGGTTGCAGCAAATGGAGGGCGCACCTGCATGTCACGCTTCCTTTAATGAGGGAAACGTACAAATTCTGCTTCATTATTGCGATTACCTCCGGAATAGGTGCCTTTGTGCAAATGCTAATTATGACAAACGGAGGACCTGGTACTACAAACTATACATTGACATTCATGATTTACCGCTATGCCTTTATGGAGAGCAATTATGGCTATGCATGTGCTGTATCCGTGTTGCTTGTGCTGATCTCGCTGCTGGCAACTGTAGTTATCAATAAGGTGTTCAACCGCGGACAAACCGCCTGA